From a region of the Basfia succiniciproducens genome:
- a CDS encoding rhodanese-like domain-containing protein, whose amino-acid sequence MNIKLTLIATAVALTLSACDDKSVKEIKTDELLKNLDNPEFVIIDGRSDSLYNGFKDGNAKRGGHIKGAVQFSCNWLAHIADDKFEKFAQDKGLTKDKTLVFYDSNSEQLNCLSHKFAEKGYKVRVFKDYLSYANSDNPLEAFLNFEYSVSPEWVNAVIKGEKPESYQNDDFIVFHVGWGPVEKSEEYKQHIPGAFHFNTDWVENDPVWNLSDPKIIEQNLLNAGINKDKTIILYSDNQLAAYRIFWALKWAGVKDIRVLNGNLTTWTKAGFATETAVNTPTPVSQFGAEIPLNPQINISMPQEAIALQKQGLKLISNRAWDEYTGKISGYSYIPGKGEPQGAIWGFAGTDASNMADYYDVDGTLRNPKEIFALWKEQNINQGDQIAFYCGTGWRAGVSWFMTQLAGWDNAYVYDGSWNAWQMDSVFPVQKGAPNNMAKPDSKNDFGQK is encoded by the coding sequence ATGAACATCAAACTAACCTTGATCGCAACGGCGGTTGCTTTAACACTTAGCGCCTGTGATGATAAATCCGTGAAAGAGATTAAAACGGACGAGCTATTGAAAAATCTGGACAACCCCGAATTTGTGATTATCGACGGGCGATCCGACAGCTTGTATAACGGCTTTAAAGACGGCAATGCTAAACGCGGCGGACATATCAAAGGTGCGGTACAATTCAGCTGTAACTGGTTAGCGCATATTGCCGATGATAAATTTGAAAAATTCGCCCAAGACAAGGGATTAACTAAAGATAAAACCTTGGTTTTCTATGATAGCAATAGTGAACAGCTTAACTGTTTAAGCCATAAGTTTGCTGAAAAAGGCTATAAGGTTCGCGTATTTAAAGATTATTTGAGTTACGCAAACAGTGATAACCCGCTTGAAGCGTTTCTGAATTTTGAATACAGCGTTTCACCCGAATGGGTAAATGCGGTTATCAAAGGTGAAAAACCAGAAAGCTACCAAAACGATGATTTTATAGTTTTCCACGTAGGTTGGGGGCCGGTTGAAAAATCGGAAGAGTATAAACAACATATCCCGGGTGCTTTCCACTTTAACACCGACTGGGTGGAAAATGATCCGGTTTGGAATCTTTCCGATCCGAAAATAATTGAGCAAAATTTACTTAACGCCGGTATCAACAAAGATAAAACGATTATCCTGTATTCCGATAACCAGCTTGCCGCTTATCGTATTTTCTGGGCGTTGAAATGGGCTGGAGTCAAAGACATACGAGTGTTAAACGGCAATTTAACCACTTGGACAAAAGCCGGTTTTGCGACGGAAACAGCAGTAAATACGCCGACACCTGTCAGTCAATTCGGCGCGGAAATCCCGCTTAACCCGCAAATCAATATTTCAATGCCACAAGAAGCGATTGCCCTCCAAAAGCAGGGATTAAAACTAATCAGCAACCGAGCATGGGACGAATACACCGGTAAAATCAGCGGTTATAGCTATATCCCGGGTAAAGGCGAACCGCAAGGCGCAATCTGGGGCTTTGCAGGAACAGACGCCTCCAATATGGCGGATTACTATGATGTTGACGGTACTTTGCGGAATCCGAAAGAAATTTTTGCCTTGTGGAAAGAACAAAATATCAATCAAGGTGACCAAATCGCATTTTATTGCGGTACCGGCTGGCGTGCCGGCGTTTCTTGGTTTATGACACAACTTGCCGGCTGGGACAATGCCTATGTCTATGACGGCAGCTGGAATGCGTGGCAGATGGATTCGGTATTCCCGGTACAAAAAGGTGCGCCGAATAATATGGCGAAACCTGACTCCAAAAATGATTTCGGACAGAAATAA
- a CDS encoding rhodanese-like domain-containing protein yields MKYTALFAIFSLFLTACNDNKVQPIDTAELLQNLDNPQYVIIDSRNDSLYNGFKDKHASRGGHIQGSIQFTCSWFDSIEAGKFDSFAESKGITKNKTLVIYDSNPDNLACISAEFAAKGYKVRTFSDFISYVNAGYPLESLPNFQYSVSPEWVYSVLQGEKPERYTNDDFMLFEVSWGALENAKAYTQHIVGAYHFDTDWVEGEAPVHNLLDPATIELNLLKNGITKDKTIILYSDNPLAAYRIFWALKWAGVEDVRVLNGNLSTWMDSGFPTETKVNIPQPANNFGGHIPTNPQLSIAQPQQAYAHQQQGLKLISSRAWEEYIGEVSGDDAIQATGEPQGAIWGFSGSAPSNVADFYDPDDTLRNPKEIEALWQELGIVQGDQLAFYCGTGWRASVPWFMTQLLGWRNTAVYDGGWNAWQMTELPVQKGAPTGLLKPDAKNDSGRMLKKINSCRG; encoded by the coding sequence ATGAAATACACCGCTCTTTTTGCAATTTTTTCGCTGTTTCTGACCGCTTGTAACGATAATAAAGTGCAACCGATAGATACTGCCGAACTGTTGCAGAATTTGGATAACCCGCAGTATGTGATTATCGATTCCCGTAACGACAGCCTGTACAACGGTTTTAAAGACAAACATGCCAGCCGCGGCGGACATATTCAAGGCTCAATCCAATTTACCTGCAGCTGGTTTGATTCGATTGAAGCCGGTAAATTCGATAGTTTTGCCGAATCAAAAGGAATAACTAAAAACAAGACTTTGGTTATTTATGATTCGAACCCGGACAATTTAGCCTGTATTTCGGCAGAGTTCGCAGCAAAAGGTTACAAAGTACGCACTTTTAGCGACTTCATTAGTTACGTCAATGCGGGCTATCCGCTTGAATCATTGCCGAATTTCCAATACAGCGTATCGCCGGAATGGGTTTATTCCGTACTCCAAGGAGAAAAACCGGAACGCTATACCAATGACGACTTTATGCTGTTTGAAGTGTCTTGGGGAGCGTTAGAAAATGCAAAAGCCTATACCCAACATATTGTCGGTGCATATCATTTTGATACCGACTGGGTGGAAGGCGAAGCGCCGGTACATAATTTACTTGACCCGGCAACTATTGAACTGAATCTACTGAAAAACGGCATTACCAAAGATAAAACCATCATCCTCTATTCCGATAACCCGTTGGCGGCATACCGTATTTTCTGGGCATTGAAATGGGCTGGAGTTGAAGATGTGCGAGTGTTAAATGGTAACCTTTCAACCTGGATGGATTCGGGTTTTCCGACAGAAACCAAAGTCAATATTCCTCAGCCCGCCAACAATTTCGGCGGGCATATTCCGACAAATCCGCAACTATCCATTGCACAACCGCAACAAGCTTACGCCCACCAACAGCAAGGATTAAAGCTAATCAGTAGCCGCGCTTGGGAAGAATATATCGGTGAGGTCAGCGGTGATGATGCCATTCAGGCAACCGGAGAACCGCAAGGGGCGATTTGGGGCTTTTCCGGTTCCGCACCTTCTAATGTAGCGGATTTTTACGATCCGGACGATACCTTACGTAATCCAAAAGAGATTGAAGCGTTATGGCAGGAATTAGGTATCGTACAAGGCGATCAGTTGGCTTTTTACTGCGGAACGGGCTGGCGAGCCTCTGTGCCGTGGTTTATGACTCAACTACTCGGTTGGCGGAATACCGCAGTTTATGACGGCGGCTGGAATGCATGGCAGATGACGGAATTACCGGTGCAAAAAGGCGCTCCGACGGGTTTATTGAAGCCCGATGCAAAAAATGATTCCGGTAGAATGTTGAAGAAGATTAATTCTTGCCGAGGATAA
- a CDS encoding YeeE/YedE family protein, with the protein MLIGLFIGLLFGFFLQRGQFCFVSGFRIIYTQRNFRFLTALLIVVSIQSIGFFSLSGLDLITIPNTPMPLLATLIGGLLFGIGMVLANCCASGGWFRTGEGAVGSWIALICFALTMAATQTGALKQWINPLLLETTTLDNIYNTFNLSPWILVTVLVLITVVMIVYHIKNPRYQFPQEPTTALIPHRIFTKHWHPFTAAVWIGLLGVLAWLVSEQYGRSYGYGVAVPTANVVQYIVIGQQRYLNWGSYFVLGILLGSFIAAKLSGEFEIRLPEPKAILQRMLGGVIMGIGASLAGGCTITNALVSTAYFSWQGWLATLMIMIGCWLTSVLVKPTQCRI; encoded by the coding sequence ATGTTAATCGGTCTTTTTATTGGGCTACTATTCGGTTTTTTCTTACAGCGCGGGCAATTTTGCTTCGTGTCCGGCTTCCGCATTATTTATACTCAGCGAAATTTCCGTTTTTTAACGGCATTACTGATTGTCGTTTCTATTCAATCCATCGGTTTTTTTAGTTTAAGCGGTCTGGACTTAATTACTATTCCAAATACTCCCATGCCATTGTTAGCCACTTTAATCGGCGGGTTGCTTTTTGGCATCGGAATGGTATTGGCAAATTGCTGTGCCAGCGGTGGCTGGTTTCGAACCGGAGAAGGAGCTGTAGGTAGTTGGATTGCTCTTATCTGCTTTGCTTTAACGATGGCGGCTACACAAACCGGTGCGCTGAAACAGTGGATCAATCCGTTACTACTTGAAACTACAACCCTTGATAATATTTATAATACGTTCAATCTTTCCCCATGGATTTTAGTTACCGTGCTGGTATTAATCACCGTTGTAATGATTGTTTATCACATAAAAAATCCCCGTTATCAATTCCCGCAAGAACCGACTACCGCTCTGATTCCTCATCGTATTTTTACCAAACATTGGCATCCGTTTACCGCAGCGGTATGGATTGGCTTGCTTGGCGTTTTGGCTTGGCTGGTGAGTGAACAATACGGCAGAAGTTATGGTTATGGTGTCGCCGTTCCAACAGCAAACGTAGTGCAATATATCGTTATCGGACAACAGCGTTACTTAAATTGGGGCAGTTATTTTGTGCTTGGCATTTTACTCGGCTCCTTTATCGCCGCCAAATTAAGCGGTGAATTTGAAATCCGCTTACCGGAACCGAAGGCGATTTTACAACGTATGCTCGGCGGGGTAATAATGGGAATCGGCGCTTCGCTTGCCGGCGGTTGTACTATCACTAATGCGTTGGTTTCGACCGCTTATTTCTCATGGCAGGGATGGTTGGCGACCTTGATGATTATGATCGGTTGTTGGCTAACATCAGTCTTAGTGAAACCGACACAATGCCGCATTTAA
- the cspE gene encoding transcription antiterminator/RNA stability regulator CspE, with protein MSKLNGLVKWFNSDKGFGFITPADGSKDLFVHFSSILGNNYRSLNEGDRVEYNVENTQRGPAAVEVAVIK; from the coding sequence ATGTCTAAACTAAACGGCTTAGTAAAATGGTTCAATTCGGACAAAGGTTTTGGTTTTATCACCCCCGCAGACGGCAGCAAAGACCTGTTTGTTCATTTCTCCAGTATTTTGGGCAATAATTACAGAAGCCTAAATGAAGGTGACCGCGTAGAATATAATGTAGAAAATACACAACGCGGCCCGGCAGCAGTTGAAGTTGCGGTTATTAAATAA
- a CDS encoding OmpA family protein: MKLTHLLLSAVAATSLIACGNLSDVTDEGTSENLVWPKIDESRFNHDGSQFGSWPNWDSVRMIERGMNKDQIRNLIGSPHFSEGLYGVREFDYAFNYRENGVHKICQYKILFDKNMNAQSFFWHPNGCNANSSFSLSADFLFDFDKDSLTERGKKVVDSVAEQLKASKAKTVKVAGFTDRLGSEAYNLELSQRRANQVKEWLIARDVKADIDAIGYGSAQQIKPCTGLKAGKALRDCLRPNRRVEISSSGTVLKKFEENSKKSVGPAVFYQK, from the coding sequence ATGAAATTGACCCACCTTTTGTTATCTGCTGTGGCAGCAACTTCACTAATCGCTTGCGGTAATTTAAGCGATGTAACGGATGAAGGCACGTCAGAGAACTTAGTTTGGCCAAAAATTGACGAATCTCGTTTCAATCATGACGGCAGTCAATTCGGTTCCTGGCCGAACTGGGATAGCGTTCGTATGATCGAACGGGGAATGAATAAAGATCAAATCCGTAATTTAATCGGCAGTCCGCATTTTTCCGAGGGATTATACGGAGTTCGTGAATTTGATTATGCATTTAACTATCGCGAAAACGGTGTGCATAAAATATGTCAATATAAAATCCTATTTGATAAAAATATGAACGCGCAGAGTTTTTTCTGGCATCCGAACGGTTGTAACGCCAATTCTTCATTCAGTTTAAGCGCCGATTTTTTGTTTGATTTTGATAAAGACAGTTTAACCGAGCGGGGTAAAAAAGTGGTGGATAGCGTTGCAGAGCAATTAAAAGCAAGCAAGGCGAAAACTGTGAAAGTTGCAGGTTTTACCGATCGTTTAGGCTCTGAGGCTTATAATCTGGAATTATCGCAACGTCGTGCAAATCAAGTAAAAGAATGGTTAATCGCACGTGATGTTAAAGCCGATATTGACGCTATTGGTTATGGTTCCGCGCAACAGATTAAACCTTGTACCGGTCTTAAGGCGGGTAAAGCTTTGAGAGACTGTCTGCGACCTAATCGCCGGGTTGAAATTAGTTCTTCGGGTACAGTATTGAAAAAATTTGAAGAGAACTCAAAAAAATCTGTCGGGCCTGCAGTATTTTACCAAAAATAA
- the sohB gene encoding protease SohB — translation MWSEILVGYGIFILEILTILLVIAGIVAAIMTLKQQKNPQTGELKLTDLSEQYQDNVKKLKDFRLTDEELKQAEKARKKADKQKAKENKAKNKKGEKTEESLKPCVYVMDFKGDIRASETAALREEISAILNVANPATDEVLLRLESPGGVVHGYGLAASQLARLKQKGIKLTVAVDKVAASGGYMMACVADKIVAAPFAVIGSIGVVAQVPNIHRLLKKHDVDVDVMTAGEYKRTVTFVGENTEKGKQKFQQELEETHDLFKQFVTANRPLVDIDKIATGEHWFGQQALALNLVDEIATSDDLILDAMQDKSVIGVKYAVKKSLIQKLGKQAEESSDKLLLKWLKQGNKTLM, via the coding sequence ATGTGGTCTGAAATTTTGGTTGGTTACGGCATTTTTATTTTGGAAATTTTGACGATTTTACTTGTTATTGCCGGTATCGTGGCAGCAATTATGACGTTAAAACAGCAGAAAAATCCGCAAACCGGCGAATTAAAATTAACGGATTTGTCCGAACAATATCAGGATAACGTGAAAAAATTAAAAGATTTCCGCTTAACTGATGAGGAATTAAAACAAGCGGAAAAAGCACGGAAAAAAGCGGATAAGCAGAAAGCCAAAGAAAATAAAGCCAAAAACAAAAAAGGTGAGAAAACGGAAGAAAGCCTCAAACCTTGTGTTTATGTGATGGATTTTAAAGGAGATATTCGCGCTTCGGAAACCGCCGCATTGCGGGAAGAAATCAGTGCTATTCTCAATGTTGCCAATCCGGCAACGGATGAAGTTTTACTGCGTTTAGAAAGCCCGGGCGGTGTAGTGCATGGTTACGGTTTAGCCGCTTCGCAATTAGCCCGCCTGAAACAAAAAGGAATTAAATTAACGGTTGCGGTGGATAAAGTTGCGGCAAGCGGCGGTTATATGATGGCTTGTGTCGCCGATAAGATTGTTGCCGCACCATTTGCCGTTATCGGTTCTATTGGCGTTGTGGCGCAGGTTCCGAATATTCACCGTTTGTTAAAAAAACATGATGTCGATGTGGATGTGATGACGGCGGGCGAATATAAACGGACGGTGACTTTCGTGGGAGAAAATACCGAAAAAGGTAAACAGAAATTCCAGCAGGAATTAGAAGAAACCCATGACTTATTTAAACAGTTTGTCACTGCCAATCGTCCTTTGGTGGATATTGATAAAATTGCTACCGGCGAGCATTGGTTTGGTCAGCAAGCCTTAGCATTAAATTTGGTTGATGAAATTGCGACCAGTGATGACTTGATTTTAGATGCGATGCAAGATAAATCCGTTATCGGGGTGAAATACGCGGTGAAAAAATCTTTAATCCAAAAATTGGGAAAACAGGCGGAAGAAAGTTCGGATAAACTTTTATTAAAATGGTTAAAACAGGGTAATAAGACACTGATGTAA
- the trpE gene encoding anthranilate synthase component I, with amino-acid sequence MPNAYIQTLSNPVQYQQDLTAVFATVGKTNSLLLESAEISSKNSLQSLLIINAALKVSCLGQIVTFTALTANGSHVLPLIKEKLQGKTKSLSVQQNKLIAEFFPIDQNLDEDSKLQSLTVFDGLRVINQLYQHSKQPVFLGGLFAYDLVANFIPMNNITLQDDGLSCPDYVFYLAEQLLRLDHPSQQATLQTFCFNDSELQNLQQSAVEIDKDLRNLKPLPAIQQGSTDISTNHEDEKFKQIITALKHHIYIGDVFQIVPSRRFILQCPNTLATYRQLKENNPSPYMFFMQDEEFTLFGASPESALKYSADNRQLEIYPIAGSRPRGFDAKGKIDPELDARLELEMRLDHKEQAEHLMLVDLARNDVARVCESGTRHVKELMQVDRYSHIMHLVSRVVGKLRPELDALHAYQACMNMGTLTGAPKIKAMQLIYQFEKQKRHSYGGAVGYLSSDGNLDTCIVIRSAFVQNGIAYVQAGCGEVLDSDPQMEADETRHKAQAVIKAILQTNAQAN; translated from the coding sequence ATGCCAAACGCTTATATTCAAACTCTAAGCAATCCGGTTCAATATCAACAAGATCTCACCGCCGTATTTGCCACAGTCGGGAAAACAAACAGCTTATTATTGGAATCCGCCGAAATCAGTAGCAAAAACAGTTTACAAAGTTTATTAATTATTAATGCGGCGTTAAAAGTATCCTGCTTGGGTCAAATTGTCACATTTACTGCATTAACAGCAAACGGAAGTCATGTTTTACCATTAATTAAAGAAAAGTTACAGGGTAAAACAAAATCCCTTTCCGTTCAGCAAAATAAACTGATTGCGGAATTTTTTCCAATTGATCAAAATCTGGATGAGGACAGTAAATTACAATCCTTAACTGTTTTCGACGGTTTACGCGTAATCAATCAGCTTTATCAGCATAGCAAGCAGCCTGTTTTTCTCGGCGGTTTATTTGCTTACGATTTAGTCGCTAACTTTATTCCGATGAATAACATTACTTTGCAGGACGACGGTTTAAGCTGCCCGGATTATGTGTTCTATCTTGCGGAACAATTGCTTCGTTTGGATCATCCAAGCCAACAAGCCACTTTACAAACCTTCTGTTTTAATGATTCGGAACTGCAGAATTTGCAGCAAAGTGCGGTCGAAATTGACAAAGATTTACGGAATTTAAAACCTCTTCCCGCTATTCAACAAGGTTCTACGGATATTTCGACCAATCACGAAGACGAAAAATTTAAGCAAATTATTACCGCACTTAAACATCATATTTACATCGGTGATGTTTTCCAGATTGTGCCGTCCCGTCGCTTTATCCTGCAATGCCCGAATACTTTAGCCACTTATCGTCAGCTGAAGGAAAATAATCCGAGCCCTTATATGTTCTTTATGCAAGATGAGGAATTCACTTTGTTCGGCGCCTCGCCTGAAAGCGCATTGAAATATTCCGCCGATAACCGTCAGTTGGAAATCTACCCTATCGCCGGTTCCCGTCCGCGCGGATTTGATGCCAAAGGTAAAATTGATCCCGAATTGGACGCACGCCTGGAACTTGAAATGCGTTTAGATCATAAAGAACAAGCGGAACATTTAATGTTGGTTGACTTAGCCCGTAATGATGTGGCGCGCGTATGCGAAAGCGGAACCCGTCATGTTAAAGAGCTAATGCAGGTGGATCGCTATTCGCATATTATGCACTTGGTTTCCCGCGTAGTCGGCAAACTACGCCCCGAACTGGATGCGCTGCATGCTTATCAGGCTTGTATGAATATGGGGACGCTCACGGGCGCACCTAAAATTAAAGCTATGCAATTAATTTATCAGTTTGAAAAACAAAAACGTCATAGTTACGGCGGTGCGGTGGGTTATCTGTCTTCCGACGGCAATTTAGACACTTGCATCGTTATCCGTTCCGCATTTGTGCAAAACGGCATTGCTTATGTGCAAGCCGGTTGCGGCGAAGTACTGGATTCCGATCCGCAAATGGAAGCGGATGAAACCCGCCATAAAGCGCAGGCGGTCATTAAAGCTATTCTGCAAACAAACGCCCAAGCGAATTAA
- a CDS encoding aminodeoxychorismate/anthranilate synthase component II, which translates to MATILFLDNFDSFTYNLVDQFRGLGHQVKIYRNDCDLALLESIALQPDTILALSPGPGTPAEAGNMLALIQRVKSAVPIIGICLGHQALIEAFGGKVVHAGEVLHGKVSKINHDEQAMFLNLQNPMPVARYHSLKGSNLPEELVVNATYNDIIMAFRHKNLPICGFQFHPESILTVQGAKLLENSVNWLLNK; encoded by the coding sequence ATGGCAACTATTTTATTTTTGGATAACTTCGACTCTTTCACTTATAACCTTGTAGACCAATTTCGAGGGCTGGGGCATCAAGTAAAAATTTACCGTAATGACTGTGATTTGGCGTTGCTGGAAAGCATTGCCCTGCAACCCGATACTATTCTTGCCCTTTCGCCGGGTCCGGGTACGCCTGCGGAAGCGGGCAATATGCTTGCATTAATTCAACGGGTAAAAAGTGCGGTGCCGATTATCGGAATTTGTTTAGGTCATCAGGCGCTGATAGAAGCTTTCGGCGGCAAGGTAGTTCATGCGGGTGAAGTTTTGCACGGCAAAGTATCAAAAATTAATCATGACGAACAGGCGATGTTTCTGAATTTGCAAAATCCGATGCCAGTCGCCCGCTATCATTCTTTGAAGGGAAGCAATCTGCCGGAAGAATTAGTCGTCAATGCGACCTATAACGATATTATTATGGCGTTTCGCCACAAAAATTTGCCGATTTGCGGTTTTCAATTCCATCCGGAAAGCATTTTAACCGTTCAAGGAGCAAAATTACTGGAAAATTCCGTTAACTGGTTGCTCAATAAATAA
- the trpD gene encoding anthranilate phosphoribosyltransferase has product MQTQQILTQLFDNQPLSQEQAAFIFGNIVKGELSNEQLAGALIALKIRGETIDEITGAVTALLAAAEPFPAPDYPFADIVGTGGDNADTINISTASAIVAASMGLKIAKHGNRSVSSKTGASDVLTALGVNIRMSTEQARKALDEIGIAFIFAQQYHLGFKYAGPVRQALKTRTIFNILGPLINPANPKRQLLGVYSPELLKPYAETNLRLNHEHSIIVHGCGLDEVAIHGLTQVAELRDGKIEYYNLSPKDFGFEPQPLESLRGGAPEENAKILTALLQGKGSAQQAQAVAMNTALLMKLFGHEDIKQNAQQVLEQLTTGKAFETLTKLTTY; this is encoded by the coding sequence ATGCAAACACAACAAATTCTTACCCAACTTTTTGATAACCAACCTCTTAGTCAAGAGCAAGCAGCTTTTATTTTTGGCAATATCGTTAAAGGCGAATTATCTAACGAACAGCTTGCCGGCGCCTTAATCGCCCTTAAAATACGTGGTGAAACCATTGATGAAATCACCGGCGCGGTAACCGCTCTGTTAGCGGCGGCAGAACCCTTCCCCGCCCCGGACTATCCGTTTGCCGATATAGTGGGAACCGGCGGCGATAACGCCGACACTATCAATATCTCGACCGCTTCCGCCATTGTTGCGGCAAGCATGGGATTAAAAATTGCCAAGCACGGCAATCGCAGCGTTTCCAGCAAAACCGGCGCAAGCGACGTATTAACCGCCTTGGGGGTAAATATTCGTATGTCAACGGAGCAAGCCCGCAAAGCACTGGATGAAATCGGTATTGCCTTCATTTTTGCCCAACAATATCATTTAGGCTTTAAATATGCAGGTCCCGTTCGCCAAGCGTTAAAAACCCGTACTATTTTTAATATTTTGGGGCCGTTAATCAACCCCGCAAATCCGAAACGTCAGTTATTAGGCGTTTATTCGCCCGAGTTACTCAAACCTTATGCGGAAACCAATTTACGTTTAAATCATGAACATAGTATCATTGTTCACGGTTGCGGATTAGATGAAGTGGCAATCCACGGTCTCACCCAAGTTGCGGAATTACGTGACGGCAAAATTGAATATTATAATTTATCACCGAAAGATTTCGGTTTTGAGCCTCAACCGTTGGAAAGCCTGCGCGGCGGTGCACCTGAAGAAAATGCGAAAATTTTGACCGCACTTTTACAAGGCAAAGGCAGCGCGCAGCAGGCCCAAGCGGTCGCAATGAACACTGCCCTGTTAATGAAATTATTCGGACATGAAGACATTAAGCAAAACGCCCAACAGGTGCTGGAACAATTAACAACCGGTAAAGCTTTTGAAACCTTAACAAAATTAACCACTTATTAA
- the trpCF gene encoding bifunctional indole-3-glycerol-phosphate synthase TrpC/phosphoribosylanthranilate isomerase TrpF: protein MNLNDKPTILQKIVADKIQWIKAKEQVFPLASFKEKITKSDRSFYQSLGKGTHQNPVFILECKKASPSKGLIRNEFNPADIAQVYKNYASAVSVLTDEKYFQGDFSYIKQVRDIVTCPVLCKDFMISEYQVYLARYYQADAILLMLSVLDDETYKKLAALAHELGMGVLTETSNQQELERGIALGAKVMGINNRNLHDLTVDLARTPPLAQQIPADRIIVSESGIYSHQQVQQLKPYVNAFLIGSSLMGSDDLNNAVRSVIFGENKVCGLTRPQDVQEVYRQGALYGGLIFAENSKRCVSLRQAQELVTAAPLRFVGVFQNQQIDFIVKIATQLNLYAVQLHGAENEEFIAALRIQLPHQIQIWQAVSIDVAQQSAVKIDRISAVDRYVLDSKTANRQGGTGVAFDWSKIPAEIKNKSLLAGGITPENIELALAQHCLGIDLNSGVESAAGIKNPEKLTAVFNKIHRF from the coding sequence ATGAACTTAAACGATAAACCCACTATTCTACAAAAAATCGTGGCGGATAAAATCCAATGGATAAAAGCGAAAGAACAGGTTTTCCCATTGGCTTCATTCAAAGAAAAAATCACAAAATCCGACCGCAGTTTTTATCAGTCGCTCGGCAAAGGTACTCATCAGAATCCGGTTTTTATTTTGGAATGTAAAAAAGCCTCGCCGTCAAAAGGCTTGATTCGTAACGAATTTAACCCTGCTGACATTGCGCAGGTTTACAAAAATTACGCCTCTGCGGTATCGGTATTGACCGATGAAAAATATTTCCAAGGTGATTTTTCCTATATCAAGCAAGTTCGTGACATTGTCACCTGCCCGGTACTTTGCAAAGATTTTATGATAAGCGAATATCAGGTTTATCTGGCACGTTATTATCAGGCGGATGCCATTTTGCTTATGCTTTCCGTGCTTGACGATGAAACCTATAAAAAGCTTGCCGCACTTGCTCACGAACTTGGCATGGGCGTATTGACCGAAACATCTAATCAGCAAGAACTGGAACGGGGCATTGCCCTAGGTGCAAAAGTGATGGGCATTAATAACCGCAATCTCCATGACTTAACGGTAGATTTAGCGCGTACGCCGCCGCTTGCCCAACAAATTCCGGCGGATCGTATTATCGTAAGCGAATCGGGAATTTATTCTCATCAGCAGGTACAACAATTAAAACCTTATGTAAATGCGTTTCTCATCGGTAGCAGCTTAATGGGCAGTGATGATTTAAACAATGCGGTTCGTTCCGTTATTTTCGGTGAAAATAAAGTATGCGGTTTAACTCGTCCGCAGGATGTGCAGGAAGTCTATCGGCAAGGTGCGCTTTACGGCGGATTAATTTTTGCGGAAAATTCAAAACGTTGCGTTTCTCTTCGCCAGGCACAGGAATTAGTAACGGCCGCACCGCTACGTTTTGTGGGTGTATTTCAGAATCAACAAATTGATTTTATTGTAAAAATTGCGACCCAATTAAACCTTTATGCGGTGCAATTGCATGGTGCGGAAAATGAAGAGTTTATCGCCGCACTTCGAATTCAGCTACCTCATCAAATTCAAATCTGGCAAGCCGTTTCTATTGATGTGGCACAGCAAAGTGCGGTCAAAATCGACCGAATTTCTGCTGTAGACCGATATGTTCTGGACAGTAAAACCGCTAACCGACAAGGCGGTACCGGCGTTGCCTTTGATTGGTCAAAAATCCCCGCCGAAATAAAAAATAAAAGCCTGCTTGCAGGCGGGATAACCCCGGAAAACATTGAGCTTGCGCTGGCTCAGCATTGCCTCGGCATAGATTTAAATTCCGGCGTTGAAAGTGCGGCCGGAATAAAAAATCCCGAGAAACTTACCGCAGTTTTTAATAAAATCCATCGGTTTTAA